In Kutzneria kofuensis, the DNA window GGCGATCCACCGGAACCGCTCGGAGATCAGGGAGATCTTCCGCCGGGAGATGACCGAGCAGCCGGTCTCCGACGAGCCGCGGGAGCTGGCCGAGGCGGCCCGGCGGCACCTGCGGCGCAAGTTCCTCTCCGCCCGGGTCGCGGTGTCCGGGGCCAACTTCGGCGTCGCCGACACCGGGTCGATCGTGGTCGTGGAGTCCGAGGGCAACGGCCGGATGTGCCTGACCCTGCCGGAAGTGCTGATCACCGTGATGGGCATCGAGAAGCTGGTGCCGACCTGGCAGGACCTGGAGGTGTTCCTGCAGCTGCTGCCCCGGTCCTCGACCGCGGAGCGGATGAACCCGTACACCTCGGTGTGGACCGGCGTGACGCCCGGCGACGGCCCGCAGCAGTTCCACCTGGTGCTGCTGGACAACGGCCGCACCGAGGCGCTGGCCGACCGGGTCGGGCGACAGGCGCTGCGCTGCATCCGGTGCTCGGCCTGCCTGAACGTGTGCCCGGTGTACGAGCGGACCGGCGGAAAGGCGTACGGGTCGGTGTACCCGGGGCCGATCGGCGCGATCCTGTCGCCGCAACTGGTCAACGACATGCACGACAAGCAGGCGGCGTCGCTGCCGTACGCGTCCTCGCTGTGCGGCGCCTGCTACGAGGTGTGCCCGGTGCGGATCAACATCCCGGAGGTGCTGGTGCACCTGCGGGCCGAGGCCGTCGAGGCCAAGGGCCGCACCCCGGAGTCCGTCGGCATGGCGGCGCTGGGCTGGATCTTCGCCGACGCGCGCCGGTACGAGAACGCCCAGAAGGTGGGGTCGCTGGCCCGGCACCTGGCGCCGTCCGGGCGGATCAGCAGCCTGCCGTGGCCCGGCTCCAAGTGGACGTCCACCCGTGACGTCCCGACGCCGCCGGCCGAGTCGTTCCGGATGTGGTGGAGGCGCAACCGTGGCTGACGCGAGGTCAGTGGTTCTCGGCCGGATTCGTCGCGCCCTGGCGGACCGGCCCGCGGCGCGGGAGATTCCCCGCGCGTACGACGTGAGCCGGCCGCTCGGCGACCTGGTGGAGCTGGCGGCCGAGCGGATCGCCGACTACCGGGCCGAGGTGCACCGGGTCGCGTCGGCCGACGTGCCGGCGAAGATCGCGGAGCTGCTGGCGGAGCGCGGCGTTCGGCGAATGGTCGGACCTGTCGACCTGCCGTCGAACTGGCGGGTTGACGGCGCGGAATGGTCGACCGACTCCCCGCCGCTGTCAATCGATCAGTTGGACGCCGCCGACGGCGTGCTGACCGGCTGCGCCGTGGCCATCGCCGAGACCGGCACCATCGTGCTCGACGGCGGCGAGGCGCAGGGCCGTCGGGCGCTGACGCTCGTGCCGGACTACCACCTGTGCGTGGTCCGGACCGACCAGATCGTCGGCATCGTGCCGGAGGCGCTGGCCCGACTGGAGCCGACCCGGCCACTGACCTTCATCAGCGGGCCGTCCGCCACCAGCGACATCGAACTGGACCGGGTGGAGGGCGTCCACGGCCCCCGCACCCTGCACGTGATCATCGCCCACTGACTACTTGAGCAGGCGGGACAGGCGGCGGTCGGCCAGCGGCTTGCCGCCGGTCTGGCAGGTCGGGCAGTACTGGAACGACTTGTCGGCGAAGGAGACCTCGCGGACGGTGTCGCCGCAGACCGGGCAGGGCAGGCCGGTCCGGCCGTGCACCCGCAGGCCGGAGCGCTTCTCCCCCTTGAGCGTCGCCGAGCCCTGGCCGACGGACCGGGTGACGGCGTCGGTGAGCACGCTGCGCATCGCGGCGTGTAGCCGGTCCAGCGCGTTGTCGTCGAGCTTGCCGGCGGTGGCGTACGGCGAGAGCTGCGCGGTGTGCATGATCTCGTCGGAGTAGGCGTTGCCGACGCCGGCGAGCAGGGTCTGGTCGGTCAGCGCCGTCTTCAGCCGCTCGGTCCGGCCCTTGAACAGCGCGGCGAGCGCGTCCCGGTCCAGCGACAGGGCGTCCGGCCCGAGCCGGGCGATGCTGGGCACCTCGGCCGGGTCCTTGACGATCCACACGGCCAGGCCCTTCTTGGTGCCGGCCTCCGTGAGGTCGAAGCCCGGGCCCTCGCCGGGCGGCCCGAGGTGCACGCGCAGCGCCAGCGGCCCCTTGCCGGGCTTGGGCGGGGTGGCGGACAGCGTGTTCGCCCAGCGCAGCCAGCCGGCGCGGGCCAGGTGCACGATCAGGTGCAGCCCGCCGCAGTCCAGGTCCAGGTGCTTGCCGTGCCGGCCGGCGCCGGTGACCTCGCGGCCGTGCAGGTCGGTCCACGGCGGGCTGGCGGTCTTGAGCACCGACAGCGACGCCACGTCGACCCGCGCCACCGTGCGGCCGACAGCGAACTCGCGCAGGTGATGCGCGAGCGCTTCGACCTCGGGCAGTTCAGGCAAGGGCTAGTCCACCGGTTGCAGCGGCCCGTCCACGTTGGGCAGGGAGTACACCTCGATGTTACGCGCGACCTTGCTGGTCTCCTGCCGCACGTTGAACACGCCGCGGACGGTTCCCACCCACCGCTCCGGCGGGTGTTCGTCCAGGTCGCCGGGGGTCTCGGCGACGATCGTCCAAGGCCGGCGCAGCGCCCAGCGGGCCGGGAAGAACAGGAACAGCAGCACCAGCGCGAGGATCAGCCAGCCCGGCACGACAACACCGGCCGGCCGCCAGACCAGCAGCACGACGGTCAGGATGACCAGGATGGAGATCATGCCGATGCCCGGGCCGTGGCCGCCGGCCACGTCGTGCTCGAAGTCGTCGGCCCCGTCCATGTTCGCCCACGACATGCGGCCCCGAACGGTCCACATCCGGCCGTCGGCACCACGTACCAACCGCGTCATCACCGCCTCCTCGCGATCGCGAACCGGTCACCGGAGCGTGTGTTCACGGTATCGCGATGGGACTGGACCCGGCGGGTGAACCTGTGCACGCGGCAATTGTGACGGTTCGCACCCGCCCGCGCTCAACGGGGCGTTCGGGGCGCGGTCGGACCGGTCGCGGTTTCGGCCGGCATGCTGGTCGAGGTCGGTGTGGTCGTCGTCGGCGTGGCGGTGCTCGAGGACTGCGGCGGCTTCTTCGGGGCCGTGGTCCTGGACGGCGTGCTCTTGCTCGGCTCGGTGGTCTCCGGCGTGGAGCTCTGCAGCACGGCGATCGTCGGCGTGCTGTCGGAGCTGCTGGTCACCGGGTCGTCGAGCACTCGCCCGGAGGTGCCGGTCGGCGCGGTCGACGTCACGCTGGTGCTGGTCGGCGTGGGGTCGGCGGCGACGCCGGTCTGCTGCGGCGGCGCCAGCTGGCCGCCGTGCTGGGCCGGCTGCTTGCCGAAGAACGCCGTCTTCGCGCCCTCGGCCGCCTGGAACTTGCCGGACGCGGGCTGGCCGCTGGCGAACGTGCTGGTCGGCATCGCCGACGTGCCGGCCTGGCCGTTGCCCGGGGTCGGTTGCCCCGGCGACGGCGCGCAGTACGTGGACACGACCTGGTTGTCGCTGGGGTTGGGCAGCGCCTCGTGGGTGTGCGACAGCCACGGGCCGATGGCGATACCGAAGACACCGACGGCCGCGACCGAGCTGGCGGTCAGCGCCAGTTTCACCCGGGTCGCGAGCAAGGCGCCCTTACCGACGACGGCGGCGCCGAATCCGCCTCCAGTGGCGGCTTGGCTGGCGACGGCGGCGGTAGCGCCGAGGCCGACCACCGGCACGAGCACGCCGGCGTGCGCACGCAGCGCGGAGCAGACCTCGCGTAGCTCACCCTGCAGCGACTTGCACTGGGCACAGCCGCGCAGGTGTGCCTTGATCCGACGGCCCTCAAGGCCCTTCACGGTGCCGGCGGTGTAGCCACCGAGCTTCTCCCGCACCGACTGGCAGGCCGTCGCGCCGAGATCCTGCGTCAGATGCGCCTGCAGGTAGGCCGCGCGCAGACCGTCACGGGCGCGGCGGGCCAGCGCCGCGGTGGCGTTCGCGCTCAGGCCGAAATGCGGCGCGACCACTGCCGGCCGCTCGCCCTCCACCTCGACCTGCCACAACACCGTCCGCCAGCGCTCCGGCAGGCTGCTGAACGCCTGGCCGATCAACGTGCTCTCGGCCAGCCGTGACGAGTTGTCCGTGTACGGCTCCGCCCGGCGGTCCAGCTCCGCGTCCTCCACCGGCACGTCCCGCCGGCGGGCGCTCCACTCCCACGACACCCGGCGGGCCACCGTCAGCAGGTAGGTCCGCACGTGATCGGTCGGTCCGTTGCCGCGGCGCACCGCCTGCAACACGCGGAAGAAGGCCTCCGCGGTCAGGTCGTCGGCCTCCGCCGCGTCCCGCACCTGCTGCATGGCGAACCGGCGGACCGCGTCCGCGTGCCGCGAGAACAGCAGGCCGAACGCGCTGTCGTCGCCGGCGCGAAGTCTGTCGAGCAGGGCTTGGTCGTCATCGGCTCCCGCCGACACCGGGCGGCTGAACTCTGCCATCCCCGCCCCCTCCCCAGCCGACGCCACCGAGTGGGTGACGATAATCCCACGAACAGGTGTAACCAAACGTAACAGGACAGGACAACCTGAGTCGTTCTTACAAGGTCGCCGACCACCGCTGATACCGCCGATTGGCCTCAGCCAGCCGTAATAACGCCTGGTGTCGGACCGGTCACGGCTCGGCGTCAGGTGGTCACGGCCGTGTCCTGCGACCCGCCCCGCTCCAGTAACCTTCAGCCGTGGTGGAGTGGCGTGGAGAAGCGTCGGCGCGGTTCCCCGAACTGCGTCCCTACCTCGAACGCGACTCCTGGTCCTGCCACGTCTTCCTGTTCGAGGTGCTGCAGCTCGCCCTCGAAGCGCACCGCTCCGGCGACGAGGAGCTGCTCGGCCGGGCCTACGGCTTCGCCCGCTGGTGCTTCGAACAACCCGGCCGGTTCCTGTCCAACGCCGCCGTCGTCAGCTTCTACGAACACGTCTTCGACGACTGGGACCTCCGCCACGACGTCGCCCACCGGCTCCCCACGGAGGTCATGGCCCAGGTCCGCCCCCTGTGGGAATGGCGCCTGCCCGCCGAGAAGTTAGCCGAGGTGGACCGGCTGCTGGGGGTCGCCGACCACCCCGCTTGAAACCCCCTCCCGCGCATGGGATATGCTGTGCGCAGCACGGCGTTGCGGACGTAGCGCAGTTGGTAGCGCATCACCTTGCCAAGGTGAGGGTCGCGAGTTCGAGTCTCGTCGTCCGCTCGGGGTTGAGGGGTCTGTGGTCGCAAAAAGCGCTCCCACAGACCCCTCGCCATTATTTTGGGGGGCCGAGCCCCCCCACGCACTAGCTGGGCGGTGTTCTGAAGGCGGCTGGCCCTTCCAACCCCTGGCTTCCTGGCCCTTCTGGCGGCTGCTGGTCCTTGGCCCGGGTTCTGCTTCGTCAGGCCGTTTCCGACTTCCTCCTGGTGCCTTCAGACTTCCAGGCGGTACATGCCGAAGATCATGAAGGCGGTTTCGAAGCGGATGGCGAGATCGCTGAAGCCGTTGCCCCAGACGCGGACGGAGAGGACCTCGGTGCCGGGGCTGGTGGCGAAGGCGAGGGTCACGTCGGAATCACCCTCGAGGGGGAACTCGTACCAGCCGTCCTGGGCGGTGGAGTCGCTGGTCATCAGGCCCAGATCGACGTTGCGCCAGTCGCCGTCCTCCAGCTGCTGGCCGGCGAAGGTGCTGGCCACCTCGACGAAGGCCTTCGCGTTCTGGGCCAGGATCCAGCCCTCGGCGAGCAGCTCACCCTTGCTCTTGCTGATGACGGCCTCCCGGGGTGGGCCGGCGCTGCGCCCACCCCGGAAGGGTGCGGTCAGCTGCCGAAGTACGAGGTGAAGTTGGTGGCGAACTCCCAGTTGTTGAACTTATCCCAGTTGATGGACCAGGTCATCAGGCCGCGAAGGTCGGGATGGCGGCCGTGCACGGCATAGCCGCCGCAGTTGGAGCCCTTGGTCAGGCAGTCAAGAGCCTGATCGAGAGTGCCGGTGGGGATCCAGCCGTTGCCGGCGTTCTGGTTGGCGGGAACGCCGATGGCGACCTGGCCGGGGCTCAGCGCCGGGAACATGCGTGAAGTGTTGCCGGCCACCGGGAAGCCGGTCAGCAGCATGTCGGTCATGGCGATGTGGAAGTCCGCCCCGCCCATCTGGTGGTACTGGTTGTCCAGGCCCATGATCGGCCCCGAGTTGTAGTCCTGGACGGTGAGCAGTGTCAGGGAGTCCCGCAGCGCGTAGATCACGGGCAGGAAGGCGCCGGCGCGCGGGTCCTGGGCGTTGTTCGGGCCGGGACCGTAGAACTGGTAGCCGAGCTGCACGAAGAACGTCTCCGGCGCCATCGTGAGCACGAACTTGGTGCCGTAGCGGGCCTTGAGCTGCTTGAGGGCCGAGATCAGGTTGACCACGACCGGGGTGGTCGGGCTGCGGAAGTCGGAGTCGCCGGCCTGCAGCGACAGGGACTGGTTCTCGAAGTCGATGTCGACGCCGTCCAGGCCCCACCGGTCGATGATCGCGCTCACCGAGTTGACGAAGTTCGTCGCGGCGGCGGCCGAGGTCAGCTTCACCTCGCCGTTGGCGCCGCCGATGGAGATGACCACCTTCTTGCCCTTGGCCTGCTGCGCCTTGATGCCGGCCAGGAAGTCGGCGTCGCTCTCCACGCCCGCGCACTCGCTGGCCGAGCAGCGGTTGAACACGATGTTGCCGTTGCCGGCGGAGTCCGCGAAGGCCAGGTCGATCACGTTCCACGCGGCCGGCACGCTCGCGATCGGCTGGTAGCCGGAGCCGTTGGCGAAGCTGGAGTGCAGGTAGCCGACGAGGGCGTGGGTGGGCAGGCCGGAGCTGGGCGGGGTGGTCGGCCCGGTCGTGGTCGTGGTGGTCGTCGTCGTGGTTGTTGTGGTGGTGGTCGTCGTGGGCGGCGGCTGGTTGCCAGCCGGGCCGGTCAGCGACACATCGTCGAGGTAGTAGGTCGGCTGCCCGTACCAGCCGTGCACGTAGATCGTGACGCTCGTGGTGGACGCGCCGGTGGTGAACGACGTGGACAGCTGCTGCCAGCTGGAGCTGGACGTCCAGGTCTGCGGATCCGTCGTGCCGGTGCCGGTGGCGCCGAGGTAGACGTAGCTGCCCTGGACCCAGGCGGACAGCGTGTACTGCGAGTTCGGCTGCACGCTGACCTGTTGGGAGCACTGGGCGAAGTTCTGGCCGGCGGGCGTGCCGGCGACGGCGCCGGAACCCGAGTGCGTCGGCGCGCCGGCGGCCGCGGCCGCCGAGCAGGTCCAGCCGGACAGGCCGGACTCGAAGCCGGGATTGGCCGCCAGGTTGGCGGTGGCGCCGGTCGCGGGCTGGGCCACGATCGCCAGCGTGACCAGGGCGGTTGCGGTGAGACCGGCTAACACGTGAAGCAGGGAGCTGCGGGTCATGCGTGCCTCCACAGGGTGCGATCCGCGGTGCCCGAAAGTGGACTAGACCACATTTTCGGTGTCAAGGTCTAGACCAAAATCGGTGGAGCGGTCCTGGGCGGCGGGCGAGGCCCGCAAGCGCGGCCGGCCGGCGGCGGCCCGACGCCGATCAGCCCGACGGGCGCGGGCTGTGGCTGGTCAACGGGTCGTCGCCGGCCGGCACGGTGGTGCGGGTACGGATGTCACACGGTCGCTGAGGACCCCGCGCGGGCGGCGTTGTCGGCGATCGCGTCCACGATCTGTGGCCAGGCCGGCGCCGGGAGGTCGTGGCCCATGCCGGGGATGACCAACAGCCGCGAGTTCGGGATCGCGGCCGCGGTGGCCTTGCCCCCGGAGACGTTGAGCAGCGGGTCCGCCTCACCGTGGATCACCAGTGTCGGCACCGTCACCGAGCGCAGGCCCTCCGTGCGGTCGCCGGAGGCGATGATCGCGGCGAACTGGCGGACGAAGCCCATCGGCCGGCGGGCCCGCTCGAACGAGGCCTTGCCCGCGGCGCGGACGCGTTCCTCGTCGAACGGGAAGCCGGTCGAGCCGATCACCCTGCTCGCCCGGACCGCGGCCTCCCCGGCCTCCTCGGCGGTCTGCGGCGGCGGGGCCTGCAGCGCCGCCATCGCCTCCGGCGTGGACGCGCCGACCGTGGTGTCGCCGGTGGTGGACATGATCGAGCAGGCGGACAGCAGCCGGTCGGGGTGCCGGATCAGCAGCTCCTGGACGATCATTCCGCCCATCGACGCGCCCACCACGTGCGCCCGGTCGATGCCCAGCTCGGCCAGCAACGCCGCGGCATCGTCGGCCATGTCCGCCAGCTTGTACGGAGCCGAGGAGGCGTCGCCGGCCATCACCGCGGCGGCGTCCACCGGGTGGTCGTCGAAGGACTGCGACAGGCCGGCGTCGCGGTTGTCGAACCGGATCACGTGGAATCCCTTGTCCACCAACAGCTGGCACAGCCCCGGGTCCCAGGCGGTCATCTGCGCGCCGAGGCCCATCACCAGCAGCAGGGCGGGATCGGCCGGGTCGCCGAAGGTGTCGTACTCCAGCGTGATCCCGTTCGCGGTCAGTTGCGGCATCGAGTGTCGTGTCCCTTCACAGATCCGGCAGCGGGTCCGGCGGGAGCCCGGCCCGGTCGGCGTGCGCCGCGTCCGCGGCCCGCGCCACCGGCACGTACTCCTCGTCGATCTCCAGCCGCATCGTGCCCAACTCGATGATCTGCCCATCCGCCATCGGCTCCGGCGAGAGCCGGACCGAACGCGGGAAGGTCGCCCACACCGACTCGGGCACGTGCCGCTGGAAGAACTTGCAGGCCAACAGAGTGACCCCGGAGGTGCCAACAACGACGAGCAAGCTGATCATCCCCGGCTGGCCTACCGACAGCGCCGGGAACACGTACTCGATCTGCTCACCCGGCGGCAGCAGCGCCCGGCACAGCTGCCTGACCTCGGACGACAGGGCCACGAATCCAGTCTGCCATCAGTCGACCCGGAACGGATCGTGCTCGGCGATCAACTTGTCCACCCGGGCCCGGTCGACGCGGTGCGCGAGGCTGGTGTCCTCGTGCCGGTCGCGCACGACCTTGGCCAGCGTGAACGCGGACGTCACGGTGTAGAGCACGCCGACCGCCAGGAAAGCTCTGATCCACGGGTCGACCGGCAGCAACGCGACCCCGACCGCCACCGCCAGCAGCGACAGGCCGAACGAGATCGCGGCCTGGGCGAAGAAGGCGGGGGTCGGACCGGACGCGGGAGGCGAGGTTGTCATGGAAGAGAGGGTCCCGGGCCGGGACCCTCCCGTCTTGAGTACAGCTACTCAGTTGACGACCATTCCCGCAGGGTCGCCGCCACCGTATCCAGGTCGTCCGATTCGCCGGCCGCCGCCGCGAGCACGAATTCCACGGCCCGATCCTCGTCCGGCGTGAAATCGATGCCGTTCAACGCCAGGAACACCCGGGCCGCGACCCAGGCCAGCCGTTTGTTGCCGTCGATCAGCGGGTGGTTGCGCAGCACGGAGTGCATCAGCGCGGCCGCCTTCCGGTGCGGATCCGGATAGGCCTGCTCGCCGAACATCGTCGTCATCGGCCGGGCCGCCGCCGAGTCGATCAGCCCCGCGTCCCGGACCAGCGCCTCGCCGCCCATCGTGGCGTGCGCGATCGCCAGCAGGTCGGCCGTCGTCAGGTACCTGGTCATGCCGTGCCCAGCCGGTACACGATCGCCGCGTCCTTGGTCAGGACCCGCTCCGCGATCGCCATCACCTCGGCGTGCCGCCGCGCGTCCAGCGCTTCCGCGATCACCGATGCCGCGAATTCCGCCTCCGTCGCGCCGGCGGCGTCGGCCGCCGCGCGCAGTTCGACGTCGAGTTCCTCAGGCAGATGCACGGTCAGGGTGGTCACCGCACGACCTTAGCGACCGGCGGCGACAAGCCGGACCTCGTTCATCGCCGGGGCATGACAGCCGAAAGGCAGCTCGGCATCGTTCCGGTTCACTATGTTGTGACGAGCGGACACGCCTGGTAGCAAGGCCGGACACGTGCCGCGGACCCCGGAGGATGATCGTGACCTGGCAGGAGGAACTGCGCGCACTGGACGCCGAGCTGGCGGACAAGGGCATCACACCCGCCGAATACCGGCGTCGGCGTGACAACCTGCTCGCGGCGGCGTCGGGCGGCTTCCCACCGGCCGGCCAGGTCGCGCCGCAGCGCCCGGTGTCGGCTCACCCGGACCAGCCGGCGCAGCCGACGCCACCGGTCCAGCAGCCCCCGGTCCAATCACATCAATCCCATTCGCCCGCCCAGGCGCAGGCTCCGAGCCAACCGGTTCAGCAGCAGGCCCCGCCGTCCCAGCCGGTTCCCGGCCCGCCGTCCCAGCCGTTCGCCAATCCGGCGATCCAGCCGATGCCGTCCGCTCAGCAGCCGAACAACCACTCCGTGCCGCCCTGGTCCGCGGTCACCGAGCTGCCGATGTACCAGCCGCTCGCCGACCAGCAGGCGCCCGCGCCGCAGTACGCGCCCCGCCCGCCGCTGGACGAGGACATCTTCAACGCCCGCATGACCAAGAAGAAGTCGCGGGCCGCACTGCTGGTCGTGGTCGTCGTCGTGGTCCTGCTGCTGCTTGCCGGCGGCTGGTGGTTCGGTGTCCGGCCGCGCACCGAGGCCGCCTCCACCCCGCCCGCGCCGAAGGCGCTGCACCTGGAGGACATTCCCGCGCTGCCCGGCACCGCCCGGCTCGACCGCGCCGAGCTGTCCGTCTTCGAGGGCCAGAACCGGGGCCTGTTCGACGCCCGCGAGGGCGACTTCCTCCAGGCCGACAAGGTGAGCCAGGTCACCTTCACCGGTTCGGCTGACGGCAAGGTCAACTACGTGGTCTTCGCCTTTGTCACCGACAGCACCGCGGCGGCCAAGAAAACCAGCGCCGACCTGCTGGAGTACCAGGACCTGGGCGGACTGCACCCGGTCGACGGCAGTGGCCTGCCGGACCAGGTGAAGGTGGTCAAGCTGGTTGCCGGCGACCAGGTGCAGTACCGCGCCATCTACGCTTCCGGTCTGAACGCGGTGATGGTGGCGGTCGCGCAGGCGCAGCCGGCCGACGAGTCGTCCGTCGCCAAGGCGCTGCACGACGCCGTCACCGCACTGTTGACGAAGGCACCGGCGAGCTGAGCCGGCCGAGCGGGGGAACCGGAGCTCGCATGACCACCACGGAATTCCCGCGGGTGACGGCCGAGCCGGCGGCCGAGGCCGC includes these proteins:
- a CDS encoding LutB/LldF family L-lactate oxidation iron-sulfur protein → MGSNPVIWLGSPVFPKAARAALADTQLRRNLRKATHTIRDKRARVVSELPDWEALRQAGAAIKDDVLSNLDTYLERIEAAVTARGGVVHWARDAREANEIVLRLAREAGTDEVVKVKSMATAEIGLNEALEAGGIRAVETDLAELIVQLGNDRPSHILVPAIHRNRSEIREIFRREMTEQPVSDEPRELAEAARRHLRRKFLSARVAVSGANFGVADTGSIVVVESEGNGRMCLTLPEVLITVMGIEKLVPTWQDLEVFLQLLPRSSTAERMNPYTSVWTGVTPGDGPQQFHLVLLDNGRTEALADRVGRQALRCIRCSACLNVCPVYERTGGKAYGSVYPGPIGAILSPQLVNDMHDKQAASLPYASSLCGACYEVCPVRINIPEVLVHLRAEAVEAKGRTPESVGMAALGWIFADARRYENAQKVGSLARHLAPSGRISSLPWPGSKWTSTRDVPTPPAESFRMWWRRNRG
- a CDS encoding LutC/YkgG family protein, which produces MADARSVVLGRIRRALADRPAAREIPRAYDVSRPLGDLVELAAERIADYRAEVHRVASADVPAKIAELLAERGVRRMVGPVDLPSNWRVDGAEWSTDSPPLSIDQLDAADGVLTGCAVAIAETGTIVLDGGEAQGRRALTLVPDYHLCVVRTDQIVGIVPEALARLEPTRPLTFISGPSATSDIELDRVEGVHGPRTLHVIIAH
- a CDS encoding Fpg/Nei family DNA glycosylase; translated protein: MPELPEVEALAHHLREFAVGRTVARVDVASLSVLKTASPPWTDLHGREVTGAGRHGKHLDLDCGGLHLIVHLARAGWLRWANTLSATPPKPGKGPLALRVHLGPPGEGPGFDLTEAGTKKGLAVWIVKDPAEVPSIARLGPDALSLDRDALAALFKGRTERLKTALTDQTLLAGVGNAYSDEIMHTAQLSPYATAGKLDDNALDRLHAAMRSVLTDAVTRSVGQGSATLKGEKRSGLRVHGRTGLPCPVCGDTVREVSFADKSFQYCPTCQTGGKPLADRRLSRLLK
- a CDS encoding DUF983 domain-containing protein; translation: MTRLVRGADGRMWTVRGRMSWANMDGADDFEHDVAGGHGPGIGMISILVILTVVLLVWRPAGVVVPGWLILALVLLFLFFPARWALRRPWTIVAETPGDLDEHPPERWVGTVRGVFNVRQETSKVARNIEVYSLPNVDGPLQPVD
- a CDS encoding sigma-70 family RNA polymerase sigma factor, with amino-acid sequence MAEFSRPVSAGADDDQALLDRLRAGDDSAFGLLFSRHADAVRRFAMQQVRDAAEADDLTAEAFFRVLQAVRRGNGPTDHVRTYLLTVARRVSWEWSARRRDVPVEDAELDRRAEPYTDNSSRLAESTLIGQAFSSLPERWRTVLWQVEVEGERPAVVAPHFGLSANATAALARRARDGLRAAYLQAHLTQDLGATACQSVREKLGGYTAGTVKGLEGRRIKAHLRGCAQCKSLQGELREVCSALRAHAGVLVPVVGLGATAAVASQAATGGGFGAAVVGKGALLATRVKLALTASSVAAVGVFGIAIGPWLSHTHEALPNPSDNQVVSTYCAPSPGQPTPGNGQAGTSAMPTSTFASGQPASGKFQAAEGAKTAFFGKQPAQHGGQLAPPQQTGVAADPTPTSTSVTSTAPTGTSGRVLDDPVTSSSDSTPTIAVLQSSTPETTEPSKSTPSRTTAPKKPPQSSSTATPTTTTPTSTSMPAETATGPTAPRTPR
- a CDS encoding DUF7674 family protein, which gives rise to MVEWRGEASARFPELRPYLERDSWSCHVFLFEVLQLALEAHRSGDEELLGRAYGFARWCFEQPGRFLSNAAVVSFYEHVFDDWDLRHDVAHRLPTEVMAQVRPLWEWRLPAEKLAEVDRLLGVADHPA
- a CDS encoding chitinase → MTRSSLLHVLAGLTATALVTLAIVAQPATGATANLAANPGFESGLSGWTCSAAAAAGAPTHSGSGAVAGTPAGQNFAQCSQQVSVQPNSQYTLSAWVQGSYVYLGATGTGTTDPQTWTSSSSWQQLSTSFTTGASTTSVTIYVHGWYGQPTYYLDDVSLTGPAGNQPPPTTTTTTTTTTTTTTTTTGPTTPPSSGLPTHALVGYLHSSFANGSGYQPIASVPAAWNVIDLAFADSAGNGNIVFNRCSASECAGVESDADFLAGIKAQQAKGKKVVISIGGANGEVKLTSAAAATNFVNSVSAIIDRWGLDGVDIDFENQSLSLQAGDSDFRSPTTPVVVNLISALKQLKARYGTKFVLTMAPETFFVQLGYQFYGPGPNNAQDPRAGAFLPVIYALRDSLTLLTVQDYNSGPIMGLDNQYHQMGGADFHIAMTDMLLTGFPVAGNTSRMFPALSPGQVAIGVPANQNAGNGWIPTGTLDQALDCLTKGSNCGGYAVHGRHPDLRGLMTWSINWDKFNNWEFATNFTSYFGS
- a CDS encoding alpha/beta fold hydrolase is translated as MPQLTANGITLEYDTFGDPADPALLLVMGLGAQMTAWDPGLCQLLVDKGFHVIRFDNRDAGLSQSFDDHPVDAAAVMAGDASSAPYKLADMADDAAALLAELGIDRAHVVGASMGGMIVQELLIRHPDRLLSACSIMSTTGDTTVGASTPEAMAALQAPPPQTAEEAGEAAVRASRVIGSTGFPFDEERVRAAGKASFERARRPMGFVRQFAAIIASGDRTEGLRSVTVPTLVIHGEADPLLNVSGGKATAAAIPNSRLLVIPGMGHDLPAPAWPQIVDAIADNAARAGSSATV
- a CDS encoding YiaA/YiaB family inner membrane protein, with product MTTSPPASGPTPAFFAQAAISFGLSLLAVAVGVALLPVDPWIRAFLAVGVLYTVTSAFTLAKVVRDRHEDTSLAHRVDRARVDKLIAEHDPFRVD
- a CDS encoding type II toxin-antitoxin system death-on-curing family toxin translates to MTRYLTTADLLAIAHATMGGEALVRDAGLIDSAAARPMTTMFGEQAYPDPHRKAAALMHSVLRNHPLIDGNKRLAWVAARVFLALNGIDFTPDEDRAVEFVLAAAAGESDDLDTVAATLREWSSTE